From a region of the Dictyostelium discoideum AX4 chromosome 2 chromosome, whole genome shotgun sequence genome:
- the fslJ-1 gene encoding G-protein-coupled receptor family protein (Similar to GPCR) produces MVSNKNLLPIIYIFFIILYFGDVAKSQYFPLDKGATCQKYRGDSPGIQLCDGFLSNPNSIYINSTSSQEAIQAQGNLVRQYINFYKSFESCKNPRTFALLCAFLFPECEKYTDPVSKVTYAYPILPCYNNCLNMTTSCQISTSRLSCATKYTFENISYSVFPKNTTTYQIDSLSYTNTCENTDLIANSQNTSIQQCFEPLVYHVSTDEIHDKSIGYIFPSTNTTCVVGCPAPLYYANQWRNIYRLSDVLSILSCILTLFLVITLGIINPKVSRFDKINVMLLSSIFLQAFSGALMTFNGTENTLCPEDGRFASYIDRMCVATGFLLHGSSLLVVQWWCVLSFEVWFTIFQVGKKQKDRFIYYLVASLIIAWIPPIVSISKNEYSGGPANPFCWLTTFNYRRFAFWLPMGIFLCLGGVFLILLMREIYVIVSGNVQSTKESRFKVLKMEAKPIISLIMYFSCLLYLFIYDQWINNHMHVYTDSIPSYALCLLTSTSTNDCLLKAPDITGLGYFIYSIRVFGVYAFIIYGISKKTLQIWKYNYFVVFIGQKIEQFTNATTTAKSSNSNNSSTTNNISVKASSNMEYETRQENENGDSQSVELDSNSDAL; encoded by the exons ATGGtctcaaataaaaatcttttaccaattatctatattttttttattattttatatttcgGTGACGTTGCTAAATCTCAATACTTTCCACTAGATAAAGGTGCCACATGTCAAAAATATAGGGGTGATAGTCCAGGGATCCAGTTATGTGATGGCTTTTTATCAAATCCAA atagtaTTTATATAAACTCAACATCAAGTCAAGAAGCTATTCAAGCACAAGGTAATTTAGTTCGtcaatatattaatttctaTAAATCATTCGAATCTTGTAAAAATCCTCGTACTTTTGCTTTACTGTGTGCTTTT ctTTTTCCAGAATGTGAAAAATATACAGATCCAGTTTCAAAAGTAACCTATGCATATCCAATTTTACCTTGTTATAACAATTGTTTAAATATGACAACATCATGTCAAATTTCAACATCTAGGTTAAGTTGCGCAACTAAATatacatttgaaaatatttcttATTCAgtatttccaaaaaatacAACCACCTATCAAATTGATAGTTTAAGCTATACAAATACATGTGAAAACACAGATCTTATTGCAAATTCTCAAAATACATCAATTCAACAATGTTTTGAACCTTTAGTTTATCATGTTTCAACTGATGAAATTCATGATAAATCAATAGGTTATATATTCCCATCTACAAATACAACTTGTGTAGTGGGATGTCCTGCACCATT ATATTATGCAAATCAATGGAGGAATATATATAGATTATCAGatgtattatcaattttatcatgtatattaacattatttttagtaattACATTGGGAATTATTAACCCAAAAGTTTCAAGATTCGATAAAATCAATGTTATGTTGTTATCCAGTATTTTCCTTCAAGCATTTTCTGGTGCATTAATGACCTTTAATGGGACTGAAAATACATTATGTCCAGAAGATGGACGTTTTGCTTCATATATAGATAGGATGTGTGTTGCAACag gATTTCTTTTACATGGATCATCACTTTTAGTAGTTCAATGGTGGTGTGTACTCTCTTTTGAAGTATGGTTTACAATTTTCCaag ttggaaaaaaacaaaaagatagatttatttattatttagtaGCATCATTAATTATAGCATGGATACCACCAATTGTGTCAATATCAAAGAATGAATATTCAGGTGGACCAGCAAATCCATTTTGTTGGTTAACAACTTTTAACTATAGAAGGTTTGCATTTTGGTTGCCAATGGGTATATTTTTATGTTTAGGTggtgtatttttaattcttttaatgagAGAAATTTATGTT attgtaTCTGGTAATGTCCAATCAACAAAAGAATCTAGATTTAAAGTATTGAAAATGGAAGCAAAACCAATTATTAGTTTAATTATGTATTTTTCTTgtcttttatatttatttatttatgatCAATGGATTAATAATCATATGCACGTTTATACCGATTCCATACCATCTTATGCACTATGTCTTTTAACAAGTACTTCCACCAATGATTGTCTATTAAAGGCCCCAGATATTACTGGATTaggttattttatttacagtATTAGAGTTTTTGGTGTTTATGCATTTATCATTTATGGTATTTCCAAGAAAACCCTTCAAATTTGGAAATATAACTATTTCGTTGTATTCATTGGACAAAAGATTGAACAATTCACAAATGCAACAACAACTGCAAAATCTTCAAATTCTAATAACTCTTCaactacaaataatatttcagtAAAAGCTTCCTCAAATATGGAATATGAAACTAGACaggaaaatgaaaatggagACAGTCAATCTGTTGAATTAGATTCAAATTCTGATGCTCTATAA
- the maoB-1 gene encoding amine oxidase (Similar to flavin-containing) — MEMEILYNYDTIIIGGGLSGLNTAYDLKKSNFKILVLEARNRFGGRTDSVKVGDGWVDAGGQWLGTNNPNLKQLCKELKLETYKQFYQGKTVFDIYDDGLIKSFDESSPNFDLCEIGLGNINPIIRAIKEVMKNIDFSKCSKESPIMLSLEKLTVSEWLRVCGYGESVKFFNWFCKMSVASSSDDISILFLLKYVNSINGFESLFISDDDCTESDRIIGGSSMVSERIVSYLKDDCKLNCEVTLIDQISHKNSRLIKITTSNNENYYCRNVVSTIPPMLLKNVIFKPDLPIEKQRLKNEMEMGNTIKVIVIYDSVFWRDQGYNGKSQSFVGPIYQSFDNCTNDLSVKSIIGFINGKEEIKYWYSKSLEERRSAVLNQYSKYWGPKALNPIHYIERNWSLDKYSAGCFMGVCKSGDIISQCNNYYTQPHGNIHWAGTETSTQWYGHMEGAITSSKRVVNEILKNSLNSKSKL, encoded by the exons atggaaatggaaattttatataattatgaCACTATTATAATAGGAGGTGGTTTATCAGGTTTGAACACTGCTTACGATttgaaaaaaagtaattttaaaattttggttTTAGAAGCTAGAAAT agATTTGGTGGGAGAACAGATTCTGTTAAAGTTGGAGATGGATGGGTAGATGCTGGAGGTCAATGGTTAGGAActaataatccaaatttgAAACAACTttgtaaagaattaaaattggaaACTTATAAACAATTTTATCAAGGTAAAACAGTATTTGATATTTATGATGATggtttaataaaatcatttgatgaaTCATCGCCAAATTTTGATTTGTGTGAAATTGGATTAGGAAATATAAATCCAATTATTCGGGCAATTAAAGAagtaatgaaaaatattgatttttcaaaatgttCAAAAGAAAGTCCAATAATGTTATCATTGGAGAAATTAACAGTATCAGAATGGTTAAGAGTTTGTGGTTATGGTGAATctgttaaattttttaattggttttgtaAAATGTCAGTTGCATCAAGCTCAGATGATATTAGTATATTATTCTTATTAAAATAtgttaattcaattaatggttTTGAAAGTTTATTCATATCAGATGACGACTGTACAGAATCTGATAGAATCATTGGTGGAAGTTCAATGGTTTCAGAAAGAATTGTATCatatttaaaagatgattgtaaattaaattgtGAAGTAACTTTAATCGATCAAATTTCTCATAAAAATAGTAGactaattaaaattactacgtcaaataatgaaaattattattgtagaAATGTAGTATCAACGATACCACCAATGTTATTgaaaaatgtaatttttaaaccagatttaccaattgagaaacaaagattaaaaaatgaaatggaGATGGGGAATACTATAAAagtaattgtaatttatgATAGTGTATTTTGGAGAGATCAAGGATACAATGGTAAATCTCAGTCATTTGTTGGCCCAATCTAtcaatcatttgataattgtaCTAATGACTTATCGGTTAAATCAATCATTGGTTTCATTAATGGAAAGGAGGAAATAAAATATTGGTATTCAAAATCATTGGAGGAGAGAAGATCGGCTGTATTAAATCAATACTCAAAATATTGGGGCCCAAAAGCATTAAATCCAATACATTACATTGAAAGAAATTGGAGTCTAGATAAATATAGTGCTGGTTGCTTCATGGGTGTTTGCAAATCTGGTGACATCATCTCGCAatgtaataattattatacaCAACCACATGGTAACATTCATTGGGCTGGTACTGAAACATCAACCCAATGGTATGGTCATATGGAAGGTGCCATTACCTCATCAAAAAGAGTagttaatgaaattttaaaaaattctttaaactcaaaatcaaaattgtaa
- the surf1-1 gene encoding surf1 family protein: MNKNKKGFKLFFIFPVIAFGLGTWQVYRYDWKKRLIQRAKDRMEEDPIELSNSFIKNFKGSSFGDLNKYEFRRVYLNGKVIDNQYVLLGPRSIDGTLGYYVISPLQLSDGTRILLNRGWSASTPKSNYKIPYAIEELKLIHQKEKEQGQQQGNQESILYRYFNILGVISKTKERGSAFTPTNQPEKGQWYSLDVDAMADQLNTEPLMINTMDETEINSKPSSLPNPQFKRFDNDVESSFHNKHMSYIGTWYTLSASLFFIYFRYMRKLPK; the protein is encoded by the coding sequence atgaataaaaataaaaaaggatttaaacttttttttatatttccaGTTATTGCATTTGGATTAGGTACTTGGCAAGTTTATAGATATGATTGGAAGAAAAGATTAATTCAGAGAGCAAAAGATAGAATGGAGGAAGATCCAATcgaattatcaaattcattcataaagaattttaaaggtagtagttttggtgatttaaataaatatgaattTAGAAGAGTATATTTAAATGGAAAAGTAATTGATAACCAATACGTCTTACTTGGACCAAGATCCATTGATGGTACATTGGGCTACTACGTCATCTCACCATTACAATTATCAGATGGCACTAGAATTCTCTTAAATAGGGGTTGGAGTGCTTCAACcccaaaatcaaattataaaattccCTATGcaattgaagaattaaaattaattcatcaaaaagaaaaagaacaagGACAACAACAAGGAAATCaagaatcaattttatatagatattttaatattttaggTGTAATTAGTAAAACTAAAGAAAGAGGTAGTGCATTTACACCAACTAATCAACCTGAGAAAGGACAATGGTATAGTTTAGATGTTGATGCAATGGCTGATCAATTGAATACCGAACCTTTAATGATCAATACTATGGATGAAACTGAAATTAATTCCaaaccatcatcattaccaaatCCACAATTCAAAAGATTCGATAACGATGTTGAAAGTAGTTTCCATAATAAACATATGTCTTATATTGGAACTTGGTATACTTTATCAgcttcattattttttatttattttagatatatgagaaaattaccaaaataa
- the ap3b-1 gene encoding beta adaptin: protein MDTVLNNINQSRYFNDSTANTKIEEIKKHLDSPSDADKLESMKKLIAMLSKGRDVSEAFPQVVKNVIVKNLEIKKLVYMYLVHYAESQNDSALLSINTIQKSLNDQSQVIRASALRVMSSIRVIDIIEVIILAIEKSVKDTSPFVRKAAAFAIAKVHKLDCDKQEPLIDLLEILLNDTSTMVLGAAIVAFNELCPQRFDLLHQHYRKICQLLADFDEWSQVIVLDILTKYARSQFRCPDSTMNDKNIKQFKKKSKSFYSDEEDQEDDEPENSLYKKKPLERDMFDSSEEIDMDHRLLLKSTLPLLQSRNNAVVMAVSSLYFYCAPSIEAQKVGKSLVRILRSGPEVQYITLTNISTMVTLRPSMFEPHLSEFFIHSSDPEYSIKLKLEILTRLATPENIGKILKEFKEYVKNEDKKFVAATIQAIGSCASTVPDVTESCIYGLMSLLSNQSTVVVAESVIVLKRLLQLNATNEKLEKLEKEKEKEKDVKENQSTISKHSSSNNSIKYDNIILHLSKLLDTLQVPSARASIVWVIGEYCYRVPLVAPDVFRKLVKSFSDEHESVKLETLNLGSKLYVQFTDNNSTTTTDNSIPNEFKNERTKEKITLMFQYVLNLAKFDQNYDIRDNSRMLKHFYFNTENTQSINSNIKQIVINQKPIPTETSISEDRQRFTLGSLSHIVNHTALGYTALPDFPDVAPDPSVREPIQRWIPNQQSQQQQHQQQQLNNIFVDTPFYSDEEEEDEEEYDEEEEEEEYEEQNEYEDFFGEEKKNKKKNRKQQNYDEDEYNQDIDDGEYDGEGEVQAEDEDDFDELFGITNDDNNQTANGIGGGGSGEEEMDKFDFENYINSTTKSVKKILLKPTISGGLSIDYCFIRIRDNEEFSCQPRYNIIQLNIKNQSDETFTDISIINKNLIDGADISEFDPIESIEPNQAIQKQIYVLFNSTSQSCKFEISFNKGNFPVTLTPIIGELLIPIVPIYESISQWKDEFEEVGEFKQVDDQFEFGDQCLDKLNNNNNNNNNNNNESGDENIGLMPILPIVLEGINLIPIASNKLKSKIQFASKTLLKDENIYVQIQLLKQQPPTVNCIIRSNDQVVSALLLKKLKDVLQK from the exons atggatacagttttaaataatattaatcaaaGTAGATATTTCAATGATTCAACAGCAAATACTAAAATTGAAGAAATCAAGAAGCATTTAGATAGTCCATCTGATGCTGATAAACTTGAAAGTATGAAAAAGTTAATCGCT atgtTATCAAAAGGTAGAGATGTTTCAGAAGCATTTCCTCAAGTTGTAAAGAATGTAATTGTAAAGAATTTAGAGATTAAGAAATTAGTATACATGTATTTAGTTCATTATGCAGAGAGTCAAAATGATAGTGCATTATTGTCAATTAATACCATTCAAAAGTCATTAAATGATCAAAGTCAAGTGATTAGAGCATCAGCATTGAGAGTTATGTCATCAATTCGTGTTATTGATATCATTGAAGTGATTATATTGGCAATTGAGAAATCTGTTAAGGATACATCACCATTTGTTAGAAAGGCCGCTGCTTTTGCAATTGCAAAAGTACATAAATTGGATTGTGATAAACAAGAGCCATTAATCGACCTATTGGAAATACTCTTAAATGATACAAGTACAATGGTATTAGGTGCTGCTATCGTCGCTTTCAATGAACTTTGTCCACAACGTTTTGATCTCCTTCATCAACATTATAGAAAAATTTGTCAATTATTAGCTGATTTCGATGAATGGTCACAAGTAATCGTACTTGATATTCTTACAAAATATGCAAGATCACAATTTAGATGTCCTGATTCAACAAtg aatgataaaaatattaaacaatttaaaaagaaatcaaaatcattttattcagatgaagaagatcaagaagatgatgaaccagaaaatagtttatataaaaagaaaccaTTAGAAAGAGATATGTTTGATTCAAGTGAAGAGATTGATATGGATcatagattattattaaaatcaacattaccattattacagAGTAGAAATAATGCAGTAGTGATGGCAGTAAGTTCATTGTATTTCTATTGTGCACCATCGATTGAAGCACAAAAAGTTGGTAAATCATTAGTTCGTATTTTACGTAGTGGACCAGAAGTACAATACATTACATTGACCAACATTTCCACTATGGTAACATTGAGACCATCAATGTTTGAACCTCATTTATCAGAGtttttcattcattcatcTGATCCAGAGTATAGCATCAAATTGAAATTAGAGATATTGACTCGTTTAGCAACACCTGAAAATATTGGTAAAATCTTGAAAGAGTTCAAAGAGTATGTAAAGAATGAAGATAAGAAATTCGTTGCAGCCACAATTCAAGCGATTGGCTCCTGCGCCTCTACAGTACCAGATGTAACCGAATCATGTATCTATGGTTTAATGTCCCTCCTATCCAATCAATCAACTGTTGTAGTTGCAGAGAgtgtaattgttttaaaaagattattacaattgaatgcaacaaatgaaaaacttgagaaattagaaaaagaaaaagaaaaagaaaaagatgtcaaagaaaatcaatcaaCCATTTCAAAAcattcatcatcaaataattcaattaaatatgataatataattttacatTTATCAAAACTATTAGATACACTTCAAGTACCAAGTGCACGTGCATCAATCGTTTGGGTAATTGGTGAATATTGCTATCGTGTACCATTGGTTGCACCAGATGTATTTAGAAAATTAGTTAAATCATTCTCTGATGAACATGAATCTGTTAAATTGGAAACCTTAAATTTAGGTTCAAAATTATATGTTCAATTcactgataataatagtactaCCACTACTGATAATAGTATaccaaatgaatttaaaaatgaaagaacTAAAGAAAAGATCACCTTAATGTTTCaatatgttttaaatttagcaAAATTCGATCAAAACTATGATATTAGAGATAATAGTAGAATGTTAAAACATTTCTATTTCAATACTGAGAATACTCAATCCATCAATAGTAATATCAAACAAATCGTTATCAATCAAAAACCAATTCCAACTGAAACTTCAATAAGTGAAGATAGACAACGTTTTACACTTGGTTCATTATCACATATCGTTAATCATACTGCTTTAGGTTACACCGCATTACCTGATTTCCCTGATGTTGCCCCTGATCCATCAGTTAGAGAACCAATTCAACGTTGGATTCCAaatcaacaatcacaacaacaacaacaccaacaacaacaattaaataatattttcgtTGATACTCCATTTTATTCTgatgaggaagaagaagatgaggAGGAGTATGATGAGgaggaagaggaagaagaataTGAAGAACAAAATGAATATGAAGATTTCTTTGgtgaagaaaagaaaaataaaaagaaaaatagaaaacaacaaaactatgatgaagatgaataTAATCAAgatattgatgatggtgaataTGATGGTGAAGGTGAAGTTCAAGCAgaggatgaagatgatttCGATGAATTATTTGGTATAACTAATGACGATAACAATCAAACCGCTAAtggtattggtggtggtggtagtggtgagGAAGAAAtggataaatttgattttgaaaattatataaactcCACTACCAAATCtgtaaagaaaatattattaaaaccaaCAATTAGTGGTGGATTAAGTATTGATTATTGTTTCATTAGAATCAGAGATAATGAAGAATTTTCATGTCAACCACGTTATAATatcattcaattaaatataaagaatCAATCTGATGAAACTTTCACCGATATCTCtatcattaataaaaatttaatcgATGGTGCTGATATTAGTGAATTTGATCCAATCGAATCAATTGAACCAAATCAAGcaattcaaaaacaaatttatgttttatttaattcaacttCTCAATCttgtaaatttgaaattag cTTTAATAAAGGTAATTTCCCAGTAACTTTAACACCAATTAttggtgaattattaataccaATTGTACCAATTTATGAATCAATTAGTCAATGGAAAgatgaatttgaagaagTTGGTGAATTTAAACAAGTTGATGatcaatttgaatttggtgatCAATGCttagataaattaaataataataataataataataataataataataatgaaagtgGTGATGAAAATATTGGTTTAATGCCAATTTTACCAATAGTTTTAGAaggtattaatttaattccaATAGCCtcgaataaattaaaatcaaagatTCAATTTGCAAgtaaaactttattaaaagatgaaaaCATTTatgttcaaattcaattattaaaacaacaaccaccaactgttaattgtattattagaAGCAATGATCAAGTTGTATCTGCTCTATtacttaaaaaattaaaagatgtcttacaaaaataa
- the icmA-1 gene encoding prenylcysteine methyltransferase, translating to MDQSEIVKLNKIKAKSAWLKKGAARSSAISCGLGIGIGFGIALFIFSQTLRGFGIYLAGLCTFHMWEYIWVTMYHPDKLSSKSFLLNHSPQFNMALLISFIEFWIEWYFFPSLKTFSLWWVGAICMVFGQIVRSVAMDTAGSNFTHLVQEEKRDDHVLVTNGIYQYMRHPSYFGWFVWSVSTQVILMNPISIIGFGWASWSFFSQRIENEEDYLIQFFGKSYKDYKKSVWSGIPGIH from the exons atggatcaaagtgaaattgtaaaattaaataaaataaaagcaAAGAGTGCATGGTTAAAAAAAGGTGCAGCAAGAAGTAGTGCAATTTCATGTGGTCTTGGTATAGGTATTGGTTTTGGTATTGCTTTATTCATTTTCTCACAAACTTTAAGAGGTTTTGGTATTTATTTAGCAGGTTTATGTACTTTCCATATGTGGGAATATATTTGGGTTACAATGTATCATCCTGATAAATTATCAAGTAAAT catttttattaaatcatagTCCACAGTTTAATATGGCATTATTAATTAGTTTTATTGAGTTTTGGATTGAATGGTATTTCTTCCCATCATTGAAAACATTCTCATTATGGTGGGTAGGTGCCATTTGTATGGTATTCGGTCAAATTGTTAGATCGGTTGCAATGGATACAGCAGGTTCAAATTTCACTCATTTGGTTCAAGAAGAAAAGAGAGATGATCATGTTTTAGTTACAAATGGTATCTATCAATATATGAGACATCCATCTTATTTTGGTTGGTTTGTTTGGTCAGTATCAACTCAAGTCATCCTTATGAATCCAATTAGTATTATTGGCTTTGGTTGGGCTTCTTGGAGTTTCTTTTCTCaaagaattgaaaatgaagaagattatttaattcaattttttggaaaatcttataaagattataaaaaatcagTTTGGTCTGGTATTCCAGGTATTCATTGA
- a CDS encoding CDK family protein kinase, with amino-acid sequence MEDYIILSKCGQGTYGSVFKGIHKITHSLVALKRVTDIAQEDGEPVEVKYLNQLKNLSNIVNLRDHFYIDKNSVLVLIMEFIEGDLWKIMSNPQCTLSLGQIKNFTKQLLEGVKQCHVNGIMHRDIKPANLLITTNGVLKLTDFGLSTSYSKRSEKFLSSNVVSLYYRPPELLLGSCIYGPEIDMWSVGCILMEMINNSYLFAGADETAQLDLIFKLFGCPTEKSWPGVSSLPGYNDLFNKQQQQQQNENNYSKQHNNNNNNNNNNNNNNNNNNNNNNNNNNNNNNKYNNISTSCLQSPSSSPPIGGYASSLSSDFNSNEYNGYNQTFSNEDCLAISQKKLIDKFPHLVLLPSVLDLASKMLTLDPKKRINSLEALEHPWFKSSNDMDQIVPFSKDFTDLANRYIASTRQLQQQQHHHQQQQQQQQQQQQQQQPHQQQLIQRQHQEQQQQQLIQRQQEQSKQQLIQHHQQSVNQQQLAQQQQLAQHQQYNSQQHQQHHQQQHQQHQQHQQQQQQQQQQQQQQQQQQQQQQQQQQQQQQQYHQHQQQYHQYQQQYHQPSQQQQQQQQQQQQQQQQQQQQQQQQQQQQQQQQQQQQQQQQQQHQYQPPQQYNHQPPQHQHQHQHQHQHQHQHQHQPQPQHQHQPQPQPQPTPTPTPTSTPTTTTIPPTITTTIQPTISKSNG; translated from the exons ATGGAggattatattatattaagtAAATGTGGGCAGGGTACATATGGCAGTGTTTTTAAAGGAATACATAAGATTACTCATTCGTTAGTTGCTTTAAAAAGGGTAACGGATATTGCTCAAGAAGATGGC gaACCAGTAGAGGTTAAATatctaaatcaattaaaaaatctatcAAATATAGTTAATTTAAGAGATCACTTTTATATAGATAAAAATAGTGTTTTAGTTTTGATTATGGAATTTATAGAGGGTGACCTTTGGAAGATTATGTCAAACCCTCAATGCACTTTATCACTTGgtcaaattaaaaactttacaAAACAATTATTGGAAGGTGTAAAACAATGCCATGTTAATGGTATAATGCATAGAGATATCAAAC cTGCAAATTTATTGATAACCACAAAtggtgttttaaaattaacagATTTTGGATTATCAACATCATATTCAAAAAGAAGtgaaaaatttttatcaagTAATGTTGTTTCATTATATTATAGACCACCAGAATTATTATTGGGGTCATGTATATATGGTCCAGAGATTGATATGTGGTCAGTTGGTTGTATATTAATGGAGATGATCAATAATTCTTATTTGTTTGCAGGTGCTGATGAAACTGCTCaattagatttaatttttaagttATTTGGTTGTCCAACTGAAAAATCTTGGCCTGGTGTCTCATCATTACCAGGTTATAacgatttatttaataaacaacaacaacaacaacaaaatgaaaataattatagcAAACAacataataacaataacaataataataataataataataataataataataataataataataataataataataataataataataataataataaatataataatatatcaacTTCATGTTTACAATCACCATCTTCTTCACCACCAATTGGTGGCTAtgcttcatcattatcatcagatTTTAATAGTAATGAATATAATGGTTATAATCAAACCTTTTCAAATGAAGATTGCTTGGCAATctctcaaaaaaaattaatagataaATTTCCACATCTTGTTTTATTGCCAAGCGTTTTGGATTTGGCATCCAAAATGTTGACATTAGATCCAAAGAAGAGAATAAATAGTTTAGAAGCACTCGAGCACCCTTGGTTTAAATCATCTAATGATATGGATCAAATAGTACCTTTCTCAAAAGATTTTACCGATTTAGCAAATCGTTATATTGCTAGTACTcgacaattacaacaacaacaacaccatcatcaacaacaacaacaacaacaacaacaacaacaacaacaacaacaacctcatcaacaacaattaattcaaagaCAACACCAagaacaacagcaacaacaattaattcaaagaCAACAAGAGCAATCAAAgcaacaattaattcaacaccatcaacaatcggttaaccaacaacaattggctcaacaacaacaattggcacaacatcaacaatataactcacaacaacaccaacaacaccaccaacaacaacaccaacaacaccaacaacaccaacaacaacaacaacaacaacaacaacaacaacaacaacaacaacaacaacaacaacaacaacaacaacaacaacaacaacaacaacaacaatatcatcaacatcagcaacaatatcatcaatatcaacaacaataccatcaaccatcacaacaacaacaacaacaacaacaacaacaacaacaacaacaacaacaacaacaacaacaacaacaacaacaacaacaacaacaacaacaacaacaacaacaacaacaacaacaacaacaacaacaacaccaatacCAACCCCCACAACAATACAACCATCAACCCccacaacaccaacaccaacaccaacaccaacaccaacaccaacaccaacaccaacaccaaccacaaccacaacaccaacaccaaccacaaccacaaccacaaccaacaccaacaccaacaccaacatcaacaccaacaacaacaacaataccaccaaccatcacaacaacaatacaaCCAACcatatcaaaatcaaatggaTAA